The Haliotis asinina isolate JCU_RB_2024 chromosome 3, JCU_Hal_asi_v2, whole genome shotgun sequence genome segment TTTCCAGCTTCTATTTTGCCATCAAACGCCATCAAGTCGAACTATGGTATCatgtcattattttcaaacagtGGCTTTCTTCACATCACTTCAGCCAAGCAACAAGCTGGCATTAGCATTAACAATGGGTCAAGCCATTTTCCCATTTTCAGGTGAAACGCGTTTGCCTTAGGTACGTCAGAACTTTATGTCGCTGTTAACTGAATTTTCACCGACTACAGAAAACCACAACGCACTGAGCACATCGTTGACGAAAGACATTAAAAATGCATTGAACTTCCAAATGTACGACACTGCAAACGTCCGCCATCTATGATCCCGATTAGTGACGAAGAACACTAACGTGAAACCTGGCGATATTGAGTTCTGTCACGATACGTTGTCAAGTAACAGTATGCAACACAGCCGCTTTTTCCCACTGACAAGAGTGGCTGTGAAAGTCCTAGAAAACAGCTTCTTTTGGTCGTTTGCTCGAATCCTAATGATACCGCAGTTTATTCCCGCGCGTGTCCTTGATAGCTGCCCTTAATATACATTAATTTGTAGCTTAGGGTCTCCATCATTAAACTGACATGTCGATGACACATAAAGCTGCTGAAAGTGCTGTTAGGCTTGTAATTCCAGATAACCATAAAAATCGATGTTTTGACATAGAGCGCTACAGGGTATGTTGTATTCTGATCAAAGCTATGGTTATGTCAGATCAAAGACATGGTGCTTTTATGAGCTATTCTCATTTACAATGAAAAGGATTGTGTGTGCATGCAAAGCACGGGGGTATCAATATTAAAGAAATTTTATGATCCAGATTATTCTAGGGATGTTCAGATCTTACAAGTAGAGAACACTCATTCTTCCACGTACAAGGTTTGTGACGTCACTCCCACCACGGGCTGCACAGCGACGGTAATTTTGCTCTATGATTCTTTTAAATAAGTAATGGTTTAGCCTCTGAGAGATAGCTCATCCATCATCAAAGCGAAACTGTACGATGTTTTCTTAACCGCCGATTACGGTAGGACGTCAacctttatttaaaaaaacagagACCTGAAGTACTCCTATCGTTTATTTAATGGTATATACTTATAATTATATAGGTCTGTAATGATCACATATAAGTTCCCTCGAAGGAATTGTCAATGGCGTTAAGGCGTTGGTGATTCTATTCAACagaagaaaaaatatatttctttctctCTTGCATCACACACATTATGGTTGCGACTGCGCGTAAGGTTGACGACCGCGGGCTCTACAGGATATCCATCTCATTCAGCAATCATCGTAAATGCATCTGAGCAAAGTACATGTGGGCACTACTCGTGTCGTTTACAGAGATATGTTTGACAtcgtaacatgttacatttgggattacactttcttactaaagtacaaattttagtacttttttggCTTCAGTCCCATCGAACTCTCGCCCACAGAGTCAGGAACCTAATCGCCATCACACAAAGTCatccgcctaacccgctcagtcaCCAAGAcgtccacaaaaatggaagtccaCAAAAAAGGGGTATAAaatgtgtacccctctgataagtgtaaattggcacgtgACTATGGGGTTCTTAGTTCAATGCCCTCTTCACAATCGTTCTCATCATCTCAAATAGACTAAGGTCCAGAATAACTGACAATAACTGCTTAAAATCTGATTGACAGTAAACATGGATCCATCCTTCTGCAACTGCCCTAGTTTGAACCTCTAGTGATGTATGCCATAGACCCAAGGCATAACCTACTCCTTGGGACAACAAAGATGTTTAAGTTTAGGTGTTGATAGTGACATTTAAAGAAAGAGTCTCAGACATCTTCAATTCATAACCAACCGCATTTCAACCCTCATTTAATGAGACTAATTTAGGACGTGTACCTGTGAACATTTCTTCATATTATGGCCAAATTATGGCCAAATGAATGCTAAAGAgtggaaatattttattctaaTTTCCTCAATGTATGCATTGAAGGGCTGTCGTCCATCACCTCTTGGCAACATATGGCAAACGTCTTTCCTTGTTTGTAAGCATGTATGTATCCATACCCAGGTCAACATAGGAATAGCCCATAGATGTGTTATCAAATTTGTGCAAGATGTAGGTCGCGTTTATAGCACCGAATTCGGCATGCCAAACATGCATTTTAATTGTCATCTGAAAGACAGTATTAATAATTTTGGGAGTATTTCCGGATTTTGTCTGTAAAGGTTTGAGAGATACAACGATATTGTCTCTGACAACCCAAAGGAAGAAACATTCCATCGAGTGCCAACTGATGAGGGGGTTTGAACTCTCTACACTAGTCAACCATGGTTCAGTCCATTTCAACCAAAGAGATACCTTAAAGCTGCTGGCAGAACAAGACAGCAATGAACAAGACAGCaaagaaacacaacacaataaatgTTCACTCCACACCGACATACGTCTGCCGTGCTCACTGAAGTGTTGGGAGATTTGTGGCAGCACATTCAATGAATCGTATACGGTTAATTCATTTAGTACTCCACACGTTTGAAATACAACCAGATGACTTTATACACCATCTGTTCGCGGGTTTGGACTGGTTCAAACCTTGCTCTGATACACTAGGCTATATTTTCCCTTTCTCTGTATGGCGAAGCAAGTGTCTCAACTTGTGTCCTGTGTCATATGTACCAGTTCAAAGGATTGCTAGGGCAACACAGACTTCCTGGTGCCAAGCCTTTGTTATGTGTGATTATTAGTGTATATATGATACACAAGTATGTTATGCTGGCACAAAGTGGCCTCATTTCATCACATACCTAAAATGTTGCGTGGTTTTGATACATTAaacgttacacacacacacacacacgcacgcacgctctctctcactcactcactcactcacccacccacccacccaccgtACCCATTTGGAGGAATGAACTCgtgttttcggcgtgacgagcgaacgcccgGCTACCCACCCACCCCGCACAAACACGAACAATATCCGGGGGCATCTTAAGCTGTACAAGGAGACATGTTCTATATCACGCACCTTGGTACTTTGCAGCAGTTCATGATAGTACTACCCCTTACACACCGGTATCAAGTCCCACTGGTCAGCTATATTAGCACACGTGACGTCTATTTTATGACATCCACTTTTCTTTAGTTAAGTAAATTTAGTTAATTTAGTTAAGGaacatttaaaggtcacatgcaacataaaacacaactttgcagattctggtacctttcggtatgcacttaccgaaacaaatcatacaaaaatgccaattcaatctataaagttgaaaaaaacgcgatgtgaaaaaagcccgcgaaatcggagttcaaacgtttcattaaatttcccccagcgctatcagcacctatcagactatacgacataaagaaaataaattgatttatgactcgtgcacccgagttccgcgtctgccacattatgtaattaggcaagtgtgatacacatgacatgttttttatgtctgtgggttgcaaacaaactacattcattttttttcggatgagtggacctgacggaaactggtgcaaactcttgtcagtttcaagtcctgctttgtacttggacgaatgacagattccagccacgcagtagtttaccatctctagtGAGATGTTTTTTAtaggatcgagcgcaaattcagagaacatgtattttcaaaacctaccatctctatatacattcttcatggataacaacttcttttagtgtatgtgattttttgtttgacaacattatatgaatccacactgaaacgacgcatcaagtacacaaaaagaagttgttatccataaagaatcttgcTTTCctgtgactcgctatacttctaaaatgcccatcaaacagatcatctttctgtacacacaatgaaccctcagcatatcagcaaatgaaccagccaatcggaagccgtcgttacacctGAGTGCAGATCCACCCGCTACGattgggttcggtctcccgagggcttcccTTCGGgtgaagtaagcccaagtacaaaatattgcacttttgaatcgcgactgtacgcttataattttgtatatttgtttttataaaagcaggaatgtatattatatgtcatgagtaagtgataaatgtgttttaattatattgattttttggttgcatgtgacctttaatggaCGCATTATTATCGACTTAACCTTTGAAAACCACAAACGATTGCTTATTGTAAATAAAGGAGTTGCTCATTCATGCATCTTAACATAATTGATATTAATTGAACTTCATTGCTAAAATATATTGCATATAGTAAACGCACTGTTGCTGTACACTGAATTAGAAGGTGTCTTCCCGAGAAGACGACATTTGGCATTACAGTGACAGTTCTCTGATGTTTCACCGAGGTAGACACATGTTGATTTAATGGATTAGTGAAGTGGGTTACACTACAAAGTGAACTGCATAACGAAATTGGTGTTCAGTTACAAAATATCAACTCattgtttgttgatttccaGTGCcgcaatacagctggaatacagctgactgcggcgtaaaactaaactcactcactcattgaaaaTTGCAATATTGTTTCTTTTCAAAGAATCGAGAGACACTAGCCAGAATGACGTTCAGAGTCAAGTCCTCATCGTTGACACCAGTGCCACCATTATACAACGAGGAATTGTCATCAATGAGGGATAGTGCTAAGAAAGACGACAGCAGATCACTCATAGCCGACGTGCCAACATTCCACTCCGTAAAGAACAAACTGTACGATCACCATTTCCAACCATCCCTTCTTGAAATCATCTTTTCAGACGGTGCCAAATGAGAGTGTAATTAAGTACTCTTTCTAATCCCAGTAAGGACAATCAGTTTTATTGGATAGCCAGTTTAAGATAGATAGCATTGTGCAGAAGTTTAATATCTTAACATGTATTTTGCCCCTTTGTTCCAGGTTGACGGTGTATGGCTCAATGCTACCGGGGCCATGGCCAATGACGACGCTGTCTGCAACTCGCAGACTACGTGACGACTAACTGTTCCGATGGAGACCTACCACTTGCGGCTTGGAGGCACTACCAAACTACCTACTCAAGAACCAACAGTCATCTTGAAGGTTGACATGGGCGTTTAAAGGAGGTGATTTCAAAAGCACATCCTAATGTGTTTGAAATGCTGTCATTCCTGAGAAATGAGCAGAAACTAGATTAAATTAAACTCGTTCAGCATGCTACAGGGCAACGGCTTCTTCCCAaggaaatgaaatcttcagATGTCACCTCTAGGATAGACATTGTGCGTCACAACTTGGAAGCTGGACCTATGAGTATCATGGTGTATGCAGATGCAGTATCGTATCTGATGAAGCTCCAGTGGAATGTGTGATGCTTATGTGATTAATGCTTCTTGATTGTGCATTGTGTATAAATAGTTGTAGTGTTATTAAAATTCACATCTTTGTAATTGATTAATTCATATTATGAAAcgtattgaaatgaaatgtacatggatTAATGTGATACTGTTAAAATCATTCAATGATATCTTGTTAAAATAGACTTCCTATGAGAATAATGAGATTCaatatgtataaaatgtttGAATCGATAACATAGTCACGGATAAAAGTGTGATATGTATTTTAAGGATTATAAATACCGGTTCGTGAGGGTATGTCATATTTATAGACCCGTgagggtccggggtagaataggccttcagcaacccatgcttgccataaaaaagcGACTTTGCTTggcttaagaggcgactaactggatcctgtggtcaggctcgctgacttggttgacacatatcatcggttcacAGTTGCGCACATCGAGGcttctgttgttgatcactggattgtctggtctagactcgatttttacagaccaccgccatatagctggaatattgctcagtgcggcaaAAActtatgctcactcactcactcactcactcactcactcatttttttaCAGGTTAACAGTTTTGTATAATCGATGTGCTTGAAATCACACAGTTTCTCTTATTGTCCAGAGGCAGTCGACTTGAAAATTATTGCATGCTCCACTGATTTGATGTTTAAAGTATTACCGTCATCGTCTATAAAAACTGTGCATACACATTTACAAAAGCAATAGTCTGCAAGAGGGAGACATTTTGTTAagtattatccaatcaaatatGGCGTCGGCGACGTCCACCCTAGCTGGTCCGAAATCCAGTTCCTCGCATTTTAAGAACTGgtctaaacaaataaatatttttatcattgaCTGACTAGCTACCCCAATTTACAGTAGCGTTGTAAAGCATCTGCAACAAACTTTTTTGTGGGCTCTCTATTCTCAACGCCTTTGTAATTATTGTAATCTAGTTAATTGCATATGACAGTTGTTAATTTGGGAACATTCGTACCGTAATCCGACAAGAACCAGCCCTTGGCCGGGGCATCACTGTTGTTATATGTTGTCACGTGCACATTTCTGTTGAAGGATAACAATCTACCACTGTAGTTGTTAGTCCCCACGACATCGCCGTTGTGCTTTATAACCCTACCATCATGTCATCGCTCTGACtcctgatggtgatgatgatgtagttTTAGGGCGACGTGAACCAGAAGTTCTATTTACACCCAATAGGCCTTCTGcaaatgtttgtatttacaatgcAAAAAATGTATTCACCATATAAATATGTGGATGAAATGAGAGGATCTTCAGCTTAATGTTATGTATTAAATCATCaagaaacccaaacaaacaaacaaaaatatgattCTCAGTCAGactgaaaaagaaatgttttaaagcaataaacacattttgtttaaTGAGTCTACTGAAAGACACATGCTTAGACACATTCGTATTTGCCTGATGCAGTAATGTACTCTTATATAGTCCTTTGGATTAGACCGTAAAGGATGTTGGGCACAATGTTGCAGAAAGGGAGAATGTATCGTTTTCCTCAAGCACTGCCCTTATTATTCATTCAGTTTCCTCTGTGCCCAAGGATTCACGTAAAAGACCAATTCGTACACGTATGCTCGTTTAAACACAAAATGGACACATTCCATGACGTTGGGATCTGGTGGTTTAAAGTAGTATTTCCGGTGGGGTTTCTAATTGTCAGATGTTCACTGTGGTTAACTGTTTCACAGATTATAGCTTCATGTGTTCCTTGTATTGCTGCTTCAGATGGTACCACGGCTGCATTGTCAGTAAGCCTTGTGTTGATCTGGTAAGTGTGTTGGTATCTGTTGACACGTGACAACATGTATCCACAGAATACGTTACGGCAGCATGAAGACACATTCATGACGAAACATAAATCCCCAAGATCATCCGAAGCTCTCATAAAATATGTCAGTGCTTACCACTTAATTACAGGTTCCTCACGTGCTATTTGTCTTGGTGGTCTGTCCTTCACGGGAATCAACTCTATGCTTTGTCAGCTGAGGTCCACTGTGGCAAGGCTCATCTAACAGAATGTGTGGTTGATGTGTGGTTGACGTcacactagtgagtgagtttagttttacaccgcactcagcaattccTCATCACACAAGACATTGGCGACATTAAGTAAAACATTGCCCAAGCATTTGAGTTTGTGTTCTTTAATCAATATTCACATCACGACTTGATGTGTTAAAGAATCCAATAACTTTCGGAGGCCAGGGGCGTTAAACGCAATCAAGATGAATCAAGGATTCCAGACAAATATGACATTCATTGCGATAGCTAGAAAACTGAAGCATCCAAAACCCAGGAAATATTTTTACCATTTCAGCCAATTGTTTGCTTTTCCACGGCGGCACGCAATTAATCACGTCCCGCCATTTGTCCATGCGGTTTGAACACGCAATCAGCGAAGTCAAACAGAAGCTCCAATATAGTCGCCCCTTTCAAACAGCAATGGGGTTTCTGAATCGATTGTGACCTTGGTCTGGAGGTGGATATTCCAAGAAGGATTTGGTTCATATTAAGAACTCTCATTTGAAGAAGACATGGTTTATGTGGGTCTCGTACGTGATTAATTTGTAGATGAAATTTGACGAGAACGACGTCGTTTATGTAAATCGACACATTTGAAACCGGTCATACTTGATGGGCATGGTTAATAACAGGGTTTGAACAAACCAACATTAGCTTCAACGGTCGGCAAATAACTTTGTTTGAATAAACCTTACATTCTCACAATTTGCGTGAACGTGAAAGTATTTGAGTGACGTGGCCATAGTTTCTCGATGTCCCGGACAATGCGATCAATAAGTTAGGGTAAtattggactctctagcactaaaGGCAATGTAACGCATGAGCGCTTTTTTGCGTCTAGACAACATGTGGTCACAGTTTGACACCCACTTTCTGAAAGACATTTATCATTGTGAGAAGATATCTAACGCCATCCCTGAAATGGGCCATTACTGCTCATGCCGTTATTGCAATAACTGTAACACTTTTCATCAAATGAACATAgatattttctttatttgaGATGTACTGTAGGATTTCGCATGTACTTGCCTGCTGAAAACTCTGTATCGACACAAAAAATATGACCCGAAACCGAAAAGTCTAGATCTCTCCATATATTTGTATGTGACATGATATGGCTACGGCCCAGGAAACACTTGTTAACTAAGATGCTATTATTTGTGTTATCAAACAGGGCATTGTGCATGGATATTGTGTCGTGTTCCAGGGGAAGCTTTGCGCATGCCAAAGTACGTTTATTACATTCCTGCATTGTGTTCATTTACGACAGACAGCGGTACATTTGTAGGAACCTAGACCACGCAAATTCGTAAATAATGTTTCACATCCTTTTCCATGACTGTCGAATCGGGCAGACCTAGTTGCATCAAAGGTTAACCGTGATTATATCAGAGGTCGTATCAGTAAGCGAGATCCATAAGCACGCAGACATCTTTTCTCGTGTTCAAACGCCTTACCAAAGGTCAGTACAGCGTGTCGTGATGTATAAACCAGTGTACAGTTGTACAAAGATCAATATCACATGAACACGTAGATGTGCCTCAGTTTACTGTTATAAGGTAGAAATCccttcaaaatcagaaaattacaacaaaattcattattTAGATTTTTCATGACTGCTTCAATGTCACAGGTGTTTGTGGAAAGTAATGGGGGCAGCATTTTGCAAGGAAAATCAATAGATATGTGTATATTTGCTTATTTGTTTGCGTGATCGTTGCCATTTAATAAGTTGGTAAGAACAGAACACACTACTTCCGACAGACAGAAAATATTAAGTAAAGTTAAGATGAGTAAAGTTGAAATCAATTAGTGATGTTAATTTTTGCCGATTACGAGTCCATGGTCAGATGTACATCATAACGATGTGTTAGGATGCGATGATCAAGATCAGACCAGGCTAGAAcaaattagaattaaaactataCCATGAGCAGAATGGTGTGGGATTTGCAATTGACAAAGGTGAATCATCGTCATTCAGTGCCCCAGTATGGGACAGGCCTACGATTAGGTAGCTATTGTAGGGTACATTAACGTCCGAACGTACTGACGACATTGCCTGACAGAACTGCTGAGATACGACGAGACAGACCCGTAAGGACCAGtaaggttagaactgatcttcagtgacatgtgcttgtcataaaaggtgacaaaCGTAATCGGGTGGTCGGgataacttggttgacacatgtcatcgtatctcatttgcgtagagcgatgctcatgatgttgatcactggattgtcttgcccagactcgattatttacagacctattCCATGTAGGTGCAGTATTGCTgggccttaaacaacaaaccaaccagacAACCAACAATCAAGCCGCGACGAGACAAGAGGGCAGTATAATGTTTCCTCGATGGAGCTGTGTTCCGATCCCATCTGACTGGTGAAAACATATGAAGCCGACGTCACGAACAACCATGCTCCGGTACATATTTTCAGCTGAGCAGTTATCGAATATTTGACATTGTCACTGCGTGGAAGAAATTCATTAATAGTCAGATTGTAGGGTTTCTCATGTGTTTACGCTCTACTGTGTtcaatatattgcattgtcctcgCTCACGTCCAATAAAGCCTCTACGATATTAACTGGTTTAATATTTTCCCAAAACCTTTGGGTGATCTAATACTATCATTTTATTACGACTTTTATGATAGAATCTTTTAATAAATGATTTTTGTAAGAGCATATTGTCTGTAGGCGGGGGAACAAAATTTAATTTCGTATTCTCTGTACAATTGTcatggctggaatgttgatcGCTTTAAAAGCACTCACAGGGGAGCAGCGGCGTGCTCTCGGTGCAACTGAAGCTTTGAAACTTATTTGAACAAACAAGTTTAGTGATTGAGCATTTTCCAGTTGTCGTAGTCAGACAGGGAAACAAAATGCATGAGCGTGATGACCAGTCTTGGCATTAGCAGATACACTTTAGACTGGAATCTTTTTCCACATTCTCCTAACTGCTAACCTTAGAACATCCGTAAAAACAAGTCATGATGAATTATACCTCAAACGGTATCTTCAGCTCAAGGAGTGCTTTGCTGCGAAATGAATCTGGTCTATTTGCGGACATATGTCTCTGTGGGCACTGCGGGACAGTCATTCCATCAGCACGTTGTGCGTGTCCAAGAATCCCACTCTAATGGCGGCTTTACGCTGTACTTATTCCATGTCATGATTCAAGCGACATGGAGGTTTCGTGGAGGGAAAGTGTTCACAAAGTACAAGGCGTTCCATGAATAAGAAACACCTTCAGACTTTAAAGGTTCAGTTCAGTATTAAATGCACCGAAAATACAAAGGGTAAAGAAAGGTATTCATTTAAGCAAGATTGACGTGGCATAATGCTGACACAAGACACGAAATTATGGGATTTCAAAGCAGTTCATTCCCACATATGAATTGTTCCATCTTGACTACAGAAGCCATTAGATGCAAGCTGACAATCTGCGGTAAACTGGACCCGTCTCACAAAGCGATACTGGCGCTACGATAGCCGTAAGCCTATGAGAATGTATGATAGTTAACGATTACATCGGTGGCAAACGCGACCTTGTTTATCAGAATTGAGACGAACGACACACATTGTTGCAGATAACACAAATGGAATGCTTCTTTTAGGTGAAAATACGCTAGATGACCTTGGTCACCAGAACAACAACTGATTGTAGCTgatgaaaatatgtacaaattcGATGGCATAAAAACGATTGCTATAAGATACAATGACATTAGGTcaatatgaatatttcaaagTACACATTGGGTAAACACACTGAATGCTAAGATCAATGGAAACAGCATAAATAGCAACATCTGTACAATACATTTACCCTGTGGTTCGTAGATTCAGTTTGCCCCCGACCGGTGTTGTTTCAGGCATGTGATCCCATGCTgctcagcaaccaatgcttgcttTAAGAGGCAATTAACAGAAAGAGTGGACAGGATTGATGATTTAGTTGACCATGTTACCGTATCGGAGTTACCTAGACCGTTAATCTGTATGTACATCAATGTAATATCTGGTTCAGgctagattatttacaaacagttaTAAATATGTGGGTAAAGGTTGCCTTGGTCTATGGTGTATCATCCACTTCCTGTATGGAGTTCCCGTGACAGATTTGAAGGTCGTGAGTAACGCCTATTGTTAGAGTATATGTTCTGCATGTTCTGACACGTATTATGTCCATTACCAGATGGCAGCTTCCccgtcatttaatcattgcaagTACATTGCAATAATACCAAAAAATGAGGAGGTAATTGCTACATTTCAAAACTCTGATCATAAGCGATGGGACGAGGGGCGGTCCTATATGTGGAGAACCACTGCCATCTAAAAGATTTAGAGTTTAACGCAAGCCATCGCCTTTGGTTCGTTTTGGGACAGTAACTATGGACTTGTCAGAACCATAACAGTCATTACATGTATAACACTACCTTGTGTAAGGCATGGTTAATCACAGTGTGTCATTTGCTTAACGTAAGCCATTAGAGCTACAGCCTTAGGTCGTTGTCAGTGTAAACGCTGACGTAGCTGTTTCTGTTGACGTTGGATTGTTGGGAACAGCAGCACAAAACACAGTGTAGGCTTTGTCTTATGCCCTTGCTGAGCATCCATACATAAGGAAGCACTACAAATGTGGAGAAACTTAGCCTGGAGGACACAGCCCAGAACGTGTACATGGACGCACAAGCGTCGTTGTCGTCCTTGGGGCAGTAGTTGAAGGCCGTAGAGAACACCGAGAAGGGGAGGTTGAGAGTGATGACAATGAGACACGCTACCAGGATATCGATCGGGAACTCGTTAGGTCGTTGTGTAAGAGAATCCCTACCACGTTTTATAATGGTGCAGAGTAAGAGCAGCATGCCGAGGAAGAATACGATGACCGCCTGGGGAAGGTAGTGGAGGAGACCAAGCATGGTGCGGTAGTTCTCCTTCAGGTTGAAATCACAGCTGGTGGGCTGGGTCTTTCCGTACACCACGAGAGGAACGATGAGGATGGCACTCCCGAACCAGCTGCAGAGGATCAACTCGGTAGCCACACACACTCTGATCTTCTTGCCCGTTGTGTGCGGGAGGAGCATGTCCAAGTATGCGTCAATACACAATGCCGTTACtaacattaacaccactgacacATTAAAGTAACCGATGGATTCTAATACGATTGAAAAACAGTTTTCAGGTCCAACTATGCGATGGTTTGTGATGGAGCTGTATGTGTTGGTCGTGCCGAGCACTccaatctggatcagacaaacaaTGCAGATATTGACAATGATGAAGTGTTTGGAGGATCGTCGTAATTTGGGTTCCAGTAGGATGCCGACAATGACTGCGAAGTTCGTCACGAGGCCAGAGATACAGAAGATGAGCTCGAACGAAGCCAGCGCTTTCCGGTTGATGTAGTGGAACATGCTTATAGTTGTGTCGTCCTCGTCACCAAAGGTCTGGAACAAAACACAATTCTTTAAAGCTTGAGATATCATGTGTTTGTCAGATAAGAGTTTACATGACACTTTGATAAagctgtagtattgctgagAACAGCGTACGCGTTGGACAACCCGTGGGCAAACTAATCTGTTAGTGCAAACCATTTATACAGGATTCATTAAACATTCATCAACGTATTGTTTTAATATGTCCAAAGTCGACCTAAATTCCGTTGATAGTTTCCGTTGTATCAATGCATTCGATATAAGCTGTCATATCATAACACCCCTGGGTCTAGGGGTGGGGTTTCGATCCCCTGACAGATTTCTCTAATTATCAATAATTACGTCTTTTCGTTGCACGGGCCAGTGGCCTTGTAGTACATAGTGCAGAGTCAGAGTCATGGTCGGATGCCTGAAGGGACGAAATGTACGTCTAGTCGGGGTTTCAGCCTAAACCGTGGCTTTACCAGCGACTACGTCGACGGTGTGGAATGGTCGTTAGATACCATAGGTGTGTGTGACATCCAAAAAACGAAGTCTCCTCACCAAGAACGCTTATCGCTCTTTCCCGTTCTGTGATTTCAGTTA includes the following:
- the LOC137279212 gene encoding somatostatin receptor type 1-like — its product is MAESTETFGDEDDTTISMFHYINRKALASFELIFCISGLVTNFAVIVGILLEPKLRRSSKHFIIVNICIVCLIQIGVLGTTNTYSSITNHRIVGPENCFSIVLESIGYFNVSVVLMLVTALCIDAYLDMLLPHTTGKKIRVCVATELILCSWFGSAILIVPLVVYGKTQPTSCDFNLKENYRTMLGLLHYLPQAVIVFFLGMLLLLCTIIKRGRDSLTQRPNEFPIDILVACLIVITLNLPFSVFSTAFNYCPKDDNDACASMYTFWAVSSRLSFSTFVVLPYVWMLSKGIRQSLHCVLCCCSQQSNVNRNSYVSVYTDNDLRL